The Methyloceanibacter sp. wino2 nucleotide sequence CGGGTTCTCCTACGGCGACTATTTGCGCTCCGGTGCCATGGCGGCGCATTCGCCGATCATGCGCGAGGTCGTGCGCCGGGCCGAGGCCGGTACGCCGGTGCTCGGCATCTGCAACGGCTTCCAGGTCCTCACCGAGGCGGGACTTCTTCCGGGCGTGCTGATGCGCAACGCGACCCTGCGCTTTATCTGCAAGGATGTCCGCCTGCGCGTCGAGCGCGACGACACGGCATTCGCCAGCCATTACAAGAAGGACGAAGTGGTGCGCATCCCGATCGCTCATAAGGACGGCTGCTATTTCGCCGATCCGGGCACGCTCTATCTCCTGGAGAACGAGGGCCGCATCGCGTTCCGCTACTGCGAAGAGGATGGCGCGATCACCGAGGCAGCCAATCCCAATGGCTCGACGGGCAATATCGCCGGCATCTACAACGACACCGGCACCGTGCTCGGCATGATGCCCCATCCGGAGCGGCTCATCGATCCGGCCCAGTCCGGCACGGACGGCGCCAAGATGTTCTCCTCTCTCGTGGAGA carries:
- the purQ gene encoding phosphoribosylformylglycinamidine synthase subunit PurQ, yielding MKASVIVFPGSNCDRDAAVALERAMGAAPKMVWHGDSELPKSDLILLPGGFSYGDYLRSGAMAAHSPIMREVVRRAEAGTPVLGICNGFQVLTEAGLLPGVLMRNATLRFICKDVRLRVERDDTAFASHYKKDEVVRIPIAHKDGCYFADPGTLYLLENEGRIAFRYCEEDGAITEAANPNGSTGNIAGIYNDTGTVLGMMPHPERLIDPAQSGTDGAKMFSSLVETLH